Proteins encoded by one window of uncultured Celeribacter sp.:
- a CDS encoding cbb3-type cytochrome c oxidase subunit 3 yields the protein MDYHILREFADSWVLLAMFMFFMGVVFWAFRPGSRKEHRDTADIIFRHEDKPAEKEART from the coding sequence ATGGATTATCACATCCTTCGCGAATTTGCCGACAGCTGGGTGCTTTTGGCCATGTTCATGTTCTTTATGGGCGTCGTGTTCTGGGCGTTTCGCCCGGGCTCGCGCAAGGAACACCGTGACACGGCCGATATCATCTTCCGGCATGAAGACAAACCCGCCGAAAAGGAGGCGAGGACATGA
- a CDS encoding universal stress protein has translation MPFKTITTIICNMDADRHALDAAVALARREEGHLDVICLGLDRTQPGFYYAGTNAMALQDNLQQAQADSKKIEEEVNEYLKAEEIPWVANPVTAQMAGLTPQLAHYLRFSDVVVLPRPYGAGRGHEHEEILEAALFSGHVPVLVVPDGVNVPDKIDRVVVAWNESAEALGAVRSALPILQKADLVDITIIDPPQHGPDRSDPGGSLCQMLVRHGVRAEVSVLAKTMPRVSDVLMRQLTDKDADMLVMGAYGHSRFRESILGGATRHMLELAELPVLMSH, from the coding sequence ATGCCCTTCAAGACAATCACAACCATCATCTGCAACATGGACGCCGACCGTCACGCTCTCGATGCGGCGGTGGCTCTGGCCCGACGCGAAGAGGGGCACCTCGACGTGATTTGTCTCGGCCTCGACCGGACCCAGCCGGGCTTTTATTACGCTGGCACCAACGCCATGGCGCTGCAGGACAACCTGCAACAGGCGCAGGCCGACAGCAAAAAAATCGAAGAGGAGGTCAATGAATACCTCAAAGCCGAGGAAATCCCTTGGGTCGCCAATCCGGTGACGGCCCAGATGGCTGGCCTGACACCGCAGCTTGCGCATTACCTGCGCTTCTCCGATGTGGTCGTCCTGCCCCGCCCCTATGGCGCCGGGCGCGGTCATGAACACGAAGAGATTCTCGAAGCCGCGCTGTTCTCCGGCCATGTGCCCGTGCTCGTCGTCCCCGATGGCGTGAATGTGCCTGACAAGATCGACCGTGTGGTCGTCGCCTGGAACGAAAGCGCCGAAGCTCTTGGTGCCGTGCGCTCCGCTCTGCCGATCCTGCAAAAGGCCGATCTGGTGGACATCACCATCATCGACCCGCCGCAACACGGCCCCGACCGCTCCGATCCGGGTGGGTCCCTGTGCCAGATGCTCGTGCGTCACGGCGTGCGTGCCGAGGTCTCCGTTCTGGCCAAAACCATGCCGCGCGTCTCCGACGTCCTCATGCGTCAATTGACCGACAAGGATGCCGATATGCTGGTGATGGGGGCTTATGGCCATTCGCGGTTCCGCGAATCCATCTTGGGTGGCGCAACCCGGCATATGCTTGAGCTTGCCGAGCTTCCGGTGCTGATGTCGCACTGA
- a CDS encoding FixH family protein, with the protein MAREITGKHVLIITVSAFAIIIGVNIFMAVQAVKTFPGLETANSYGVSQTFNRDKEAQEALGWTVEAVDDQENLFVYIRDAEGNPVEVAEISGTLGRATTVVDDQDPEFVFNGEAYVAKTGMLAEGNWNYRMVAKAVDGTHFTQRIVIHVKR; encoded by the coding sequence ATGGCACGCGAAATCACCGGTAAACACGTCCTCATCATTACGGTGTCGGCCTTTGCCATCATCATCGGTGTCAACATCTTCATGGCCGTTCAGGCCGTGAAGACCTTTCCGGGCCTCGAAACCGCCAACTCCTATGGCGTGTCCCAGACCTTTAACCGCGACAAAGAGGCTCAGGAAGCTTTGGGTTGGACCGTCGAGGCGGTGGATGATCAGGAGAACCTTTTCGTCTACATCCGCGATGCGGAGGGCAACCCCGTCGAGGTCGCCGAGATCAGCGGCACCCTGGGACGTGCGACCACCGTGGTGGACGACCAAGACCCGGAGTTCGTGTTCAACGGCGAGGCTTACGTGGCCAAAACCGGCATGTTGGCCGAGGGCAATTGGAACTACCGCATGGTCGCGAAAGCCGTCGATGGCACACATTTCACCCAGCGCATCGTCATTCATGTGAAGCGCTGA
- the hemN gene encoding oxygen-independent coproporphyrinogen III oxidase yields MNKHTQLRKLGLFDARVPRYTSYPTAPHFGNTTSAEDVQGWLNTLDSAQPISLYVHVPFCRRLCWFCACRTQGTSTAGPVATYVETLKAELALIKAQLPEGIEIGHLHWGGGTPTLLEPDMIADLSAAIRDVAPFAQDYEFSVEVDPNEIDDARLDALAEAGMNRASIGVQDFDPQIQETIGRIQSYETTKAAVDGLRARGIRSLNADILYGLPGQNPEKISESVQKLLSLSPDRVALFGYAHVPWMARRQNMIPTDALPTPEERLELFNIARDLFVWDDYAEIGIDHFAKKGDGLEVALRTGKLRRNFQGYTDDKCPTMVGVGASSIAKYPQGYAQNQPSTSKYQAEVRAGKLPIAKGHVFTQEDHLRGRIIEALMCDFRVESAELAQDFGLTQDAFNEFAMGVQDAFPEMLDISPERIVIREEARPLTRMIARHFDAYDMTQAQHSSAV; encoded by the coding sequence ATGAACAAACACACGCAACTCCGCAAGCTCGGCCTCTTCGATGCCCGTGTGCCACGGTACACGAGCTATCCGACAGCGCCGCATTTTGGCAACACAACCTCTGCGGAGGATGTGCAAGGCTGGCTGAATACCCTAGATTCTGCACAGCCGATCTCGCTCTACGTGCATGTGCCCTTCTGTCGGCGCCTCTGCTGGTTCTGCGCCTGCCGCACGCAGGGCACGAGCACGGCGGGTCCCGTGGCCACCTATGTCGAGACGCTCAAGGCGGAACTGGCGCTGATAAAAGCGCAGCTCCCCGAGGGCATTGAGATCGGGCATTTACATTGGGGTGGCGGCACGCCGACGCTTTTGGAACCCGACATGATCGCGGACCTTTCCGCCGCGATCCGCGATGTGGCGCCTTTCGCGCAGGACTATGAATTCTCCGTCGAGGTCGACCCGAACGAGATCGACGACGCGCGTCTCGATGCGCTGGCCGAAGCGGGCATGAACCGTGCCTCCATCGGCGTGCAGGATTTCGATCCGCAAATTCAGGAAACCATCGGTCGCATCCAGTCCTATGAGACGACGAAAGCCGCAGTCGACGGCCTGCGCGCGCGGGGCATTCGGTCTCTGAACGCCGATATTCTCTATGGACTGCCCGGTCAAAACCCTGAGAAAATCTCCGAAAGCGTTCAGAAACTTCTGTCGCTCTCACCCGACCGTGTGGCGCTTTTCGGCTACGCCCATGTGCCGTGGATGGCCCGGCGTCAGAACATGATCCCGACCGACGCGCTGCCGACGCCCGAGGAGCGGCTGGAGTTGTTCAACATCGCCCGCGATCTTTTTGTCTGGGACGATTACGCCGAAATCGGCATCGACCATTTCGCGAAGAAAGGCGACGGACTTGAGGTCGCACTTCGCACCGGCAAGCTGCGCCGCAATTTCCAAGGCTACACGGACGACAAATGTCCAACCATGGTGGGCGTCGGCGCGTCCTCGATTGCGAAATACCCGCAAGGCTATGCGCAGAACCAGCCCTCGACCTCGAAATACCAGGCCGAAGTGCGCGCCGGAAAGCTGCCCATCGCGAAAGGCCATGTGTTCACCCAAGAGGATCACCTGCGTGGGCGCATCATCGAGGCCCTGATGTGCGATTTCCGCGTCGAATCCGCAGAGCTCGCGCAAGATTTCGGCCTGACGCAAGACGCCTTCAATGAATTTGCCATGGGTGTGCAGGATGCCTTCCCAGAGATGCTCGACATCTCGCCGGAGCGCATCGTCATTCGCGAAGAGGCGCGGCCTCTGACCCGCATGATCGCCCGGCATTTCGATGCCTACGACATGACTCAGGCGCAGCATTCCTCGGCGGTTTGA
- a CDS encoding heavy metal translocating P-type ATPase → MSEVQISACPACVAAPAAEEAAHARDVRDTRFVLSLPAIYCAACISGVERELTKQPGVRAARVNLTLKRAQVEADEDVSVDTLIGALTRAGYEAYELDAGAISATETDKKGRAILTRIAVSGFAMMNVMLLSIAVWSGASDVTRDMFHWISAAIALPAIAYAAQPFFGSAWTALKARRLNMDVPISLAILLAGGMSLFETMESGRHAYFDAALSLTFFLLAGRYLDYRTRSVARSAAEELAALEVPRATLADGTVVSITDLAKGTLVRVVPGARVPVDGIVVEGASELDRSLLTGESLPVEAGLDTIVSAGEVNLTGPLVVKVTAAGEDSSLHRMADLVAMAETSRNKYTSLADRAAQIYAPAVHILSLAAFIGWMIATGDVRHSLNIAVAVLIITCPCALGLAVPAVTTAASGRLFRAGMLIKSATALERLAEVDTVVFDKTGTLTEGKPELSNLREIPPQARGVAMALAAGSAHPLSAALYDATRAADVIAANVTNIREVPGQGVEGALNGEPVRLGRATWLGAEALSQTATYLKIGEEAPVAFAFVDHLREGAAEAVAALKRQGKDVVLLSGDAPAAVADIAKRIGIEAWDAECLPETKALRVGELTRSGRKVLMVGDGLNDTAALAAAHVSISPASALEATRVVSDMVLLGKTLAPLGEATQVAVSATKRIKENFNIATLYNLIAVPIALAGFATPLAAALAMSFSSITVSLNALRLRGKP, encoded by the coding sequence ATGTCTGAGGTCCAAATCTCGGCCTGTCCGGCCTGTGTCGCCGCCCCCGCCGCCGAAGAGGCGGCGCATGCGCGCGATGTGCGTGACACGCGTTTCGTTCTGTCGCTGCCTGCGATCTACTGCGCGGCCTGTATCTCGGGTGTCGAGCGCGAGTTGACGAAACAGCCGGGCGTGCGCGCCGCACGGGTCAACCTGACCCTGAAACGCGCGCAGGTTGAGGCCGACGAAGACGTCTCCGTCGACACGCTGATCGGCGCGCTGACCCGCGCAGGTTACGAGGCCTATGAACTGGACGCGGGTGCGATTTCCGCCACCGAGACGGACAAGAAAGGCCGCGCCATCCTGACCCGTATCGCGGTCTCGGGTTTCGCGATGATGAACGTGATGCTCCTGTCCATCGCGGTCTGGTCCGGCGCCTCCGATGTCACCCGCGACATGTTCCACTGGATCTCCGCCGCCATCGCCTTGCCCGCGATTGCCTATGCCGCGCAGCCGTTCTTCGGCTCCGCCTGGACCGCGCTGAAGGCCAGGCGGCTCAACATGGATGTGCCGATTTCGCTCGCGATTCTTTTGGCGGGCGGCATGTCTTTGTTTGAGACGATGGAATCCGGGCGCCACGCCTATTTCGATGCGGCGCTGTCCTTGACGTTCTTCCTTCTGGCCGGGCGCTATCTCGACTACCGCACCCGCTCCGTGGCGCGTTCCGCCGCCGAAGAACTTGCCGCGCTCGAAGTGCCCCGCGCCACCTTGGCCGACGGCACGGTGGTGTCGATCACCGATCTGGCGAAAGGCACGTTGGTCCGCGTCGTGCCCGGCGCGCGCGTGCCGGTGGACGGCATCGTCGTCGAAGGCGCCTCCGAGCTGGACCGTTCTTTGCTGACTGGTGAAAGCCTCCCGGTCGAAGCTGGCCTTGATACCATCGTGTCAGCAGGCGAGGTCAATCTGACTGGGCCGCTGGTGGTGAAAGTCACCGCCGCGGGCGAAGACAGCTCGCTGCACCGCATGGCCGATCTCGTCGCCATGGCGGAAACCTCGCGCAACAAATACACCTCTTTGGCGGACCGCGCGGCGCAGATTTATGCGCCTGCCGTGCATATCCTGTCGCTCGCGGCCTTCATCGGCTGGATGATCGCTACGGGCGATGTGCGTCACTCTTTGAACATCGCGGTTGCGGTTCTGATCATCACCTGTCCTTGCGCGTTGGGTCTCGCCGTGCCCGCCGTGACCACCGCCGCTTCGGGGCGGCTGTTCCGCGCGGGGATGCTGATCAAATCCGCCACCGCGCTTGAGCGTCTGGCCGAAGTCGACACGGTGGTTTTCGACAAGACCGGCACCTTGACAGAAGGCAAGCCGGAGCTGTCGAACCTCCGCGAGATTCCGCCGCAGGCACGTGGCGTGGCGATGGCCTTGGCCGCGGGTTCTGCGCATCCTTTGTCCGCCGCGCTTTATGACGCCACCCGCGCCGCCGATGTGATCGCGGCCAATGTGACCAACATTCGCGAAGTGCCGGGGCAGGGCGTTGAGGGCGCGTTGAACGGCGAACCCGTGCGTCTTGGCCGTGCCACGTGGCTCGGCGCTGAGGCTCTGTCTCAAACCGCCACTTATCTCAAGATTGGTGAGGAGGCCCCGGTTGCCTTTGCCTTCGTCGATCACCTGCGCGAGGGTGCCGCCGAGGCGGTTGCCGCGCTGAAACGTCAGGGCAAGGATGTGGTCCTGCTCTCCGGCGATGCGCCCGCCGCCGTGGCCGACATTGCCAAACGGATCGGGATCGAAGCCTGGGATGCGGAATGCCTGCCGGAGACCAAAGCCCTGCGCGTCGGCGAATTGACCCGCTCTGGTCGCAAGGTTCTGATGGTGGGCGATGGTCTCAACGACACCGCAGCACTGGCCGCCGCCCATGTGTCGATCTCGCCGGCCTCTGCTTTGGAAGCGACGCGGGTCGTCTCCGACATGGTGCTTTTGGGCAAAACGCTGGCCCCACTGGGCGAGGCCACGCAGGTCGCCGTCTCCGCCACAAAGCGGATCAAGGAAAACTTCAACATCGCGACGCTTTACAACCTGATTGCTGTGCCGATTGCACTGGCCGGTTTTGCCACGCCTTTGGCCGCCGCCTTGGCGATGTCGTTCAGCTCGATCACTGTGTCGCTCAATGCTTTGCGCCTCAGAGGAAAACCATGA
- the ccoN gene encoding cytochrome-c oxidase, cbb3-type subunit I has protein sequence MWNYIKLAVLGIAVILFGLAANYGRDFAYQVHALIFMAAAAITFIYTLRTTGDVKPAPTGYLDGVVRAGVIATAGWGVVGFLAGTFIAFQLAFPQLNFEFLQGHGNFGRLRPLHTSAVIFAFGGNALIASSFYVVQRTSAARLWGGNLGWFVFWGYNLFIVLAATGYLMGVTQSKEYAEPEWYIDLWLTIVWVAYLLAFMGTIFKRKEKHIYVANWFYLSFIITIAMLHIVNNLAIPISFLGSRSVMVMSGVQDAMTQWWYGHNAVGFFLTAGFLGMMYYFVPKQAERPVFSYKLSIIHFWALIFIYIWAGPHHLHYTALPDWASTLGMVFSVILWMPSWGGMINGLMTLSGAWDKLRTDPVIRMMVISVGFYGMSTFEGPMMSIRAVNSLSHYTDWTIGHVHSGALGWNGMITFGALYFLVPRLWNRERLYSLGLVSWHFWLATIGIVLYAASMWVTGIMEGLMWREVDSQGFLVNAFADTVSAKHPMYVVRALGGVLYLTGSIIMCYNLVMTVRRSPVKADEAAAVPAE, from the coding sequence ATGTGGAACTATATCAAGCTGGCAGTGCTGGGGATCGCCGTGATTCTCTTTGGCCTTGCCGCAAACTACGGGCGTGATTTTGCCTATCAGGTGCACGCGCTCATCTTTATGGCCGCAGCGGCCATCACCTTTATCTACACCCTGCGCACGACGGGTGACGTCAAACCGGCGCCGACCGGCTATCTTGACGGCGTTGTGCGCGCCGGTGTCATCGCCACCGCCGGCTGGGGCGTTGTGGGCTTCCTCGCGGGGACGTTCATTGCCTTCCAGCTTGCTTTCCCGCAGTTGAACTTCGAGTTCCTGCAGGGTCACGGCAACTTCGGGCGTTTGCGCCCGCTGCACACCTCCGCGGTGATTTTCGCCTTTGGCGGCAACGCCTTGATCGCGTCCTCTTTCTACGTGGTGCAGCGCACCTCGGCGGCGCGTCTTTGGGGCGGCAATCTCGGCTGGTTCGTGTTCTGGGGCTACAACCTTTTCATCGTGCTGGCCGCAACCGGCTACCTGATGGGTGTGACCCAGTCGAAAGAATACGCTGAGCCGGAATGGTACATCGACCTGTGGCTGACCATCGTTTGGGTGGCTTATCTGCTGGCCTTCATGGGCACGATCTTCAAGCGGAAAGAAAAGCACATCTACGTTGCCAACTGGTTCTACCTGTCCTTCATCATCACCATCGCGATGCTGCACATCGTCAACAATCTGGCGATTCCGATCTCCTTCCTGGGCTCGCGCTCTGTCATGGTGATGTCCGGCGTTCAGGACGCGATGACGCAGTGGTGGTACGGCCACAACGCCGTGGGCTTCTTCCTGACCGCAGGCTTCCTGGGCATGATGTACTATTTCGTGCCGAAACAAGCCGAACGTCCGGTGTTCTCCTATAAACTGTCGATCATCCACTTCTGGGCGCTGATCTTCATCTACATCTGGGCTGGCCCGCACCACCTGCACTACACCGCGCTGCCTGACTGGGCCTCGACGCTGGGCATGGTGTTCTCCGTGATCCTGTGGATGCCGTCCTGGGGCGGGATGATCAACGGCCTGATGACGCTTTCGGGCGCATGGGACAAACTGCGGACCGATCCGGTGATCCGTATGATGGTGATTTCCGTTGGCTTCTACGGCATGTCGACCTTTGAAGGTCCGATGATGTCGATCCGGGCTGTGAACTCGCTGTCTCACTACACCGACTGGACCATCGGTCACGTGCACTCCGGTGCTCTGGGCTGGAACGGCATGATCACCTTCGGGGCTCTGTACTTCCTCGTGCCGCGTTTGTGGAACCGTGAGCGTCTCTATTCGCTCGGTCTCGTGTCCTGGCACTTCTGGCTCGCCACCATCGGCATCGTACTCTACGCCGCGTCGATGTGGGTGACCGGTATCATGGAAGGCCTGATGTGGCGCGAAGTCGACAGCCAAGGCTTCCTCGTGAACGCTTTCGCCGACACCGTGTCCGCCAAACATCCGATGTATGTGGTGCGTGCTTTGGGCGGGGTGCTCTACCTCACCGGCTCGATCATCATGTGCTACAACCTCGTCATGACCGTGCGTCGCAGCCCCGTGAAAGCGGATGAAGCTGCTGCCGTGCCGGCCGAATAA
- the ccoP gene encoding cytochrome-c oxidase, cbb3-type subunit III, with protein sequence MSKKDVETTGHSWDGIEELNNPLPRWWLIIWYICIVWGIAYTIAMPAWPLVKGATAGMLGWSTRAEVADKIASFEEMNAAVNAELAAADITTIEVGSDVHNYGVNMGAAVFRANCSQCHGSGAAGNVGYPNLLDNDWLWGGTIDEVAYTVQHGVRNETDEARYSEMPKFGADELLTDEEIDQAVAFAMSLSDPEGDGTNLVGGTYDVDLAAAGAEVFEYNCASCHGEDGTGDIYQGAPNLTDAIWLYGGDHDTIYETVYYARFGVMPAWGQRLTQAEVNAAALYVHQLGGGQ encoded by the coding sequence ATGAGCAAGAAAGACGTGGAAACCACAGGCCACTCGTGGGACGGTATTGAGGAACTCAACAACCCGCTCCCGCGCTGGTGGCTGATCATCTGGTACATCTGTATCGTCTGGGGCATTGCCTACACCATCGCCATGCCCGCATGGCCGCTGGTCAAAGGTGCCACTGCCGGGATGCTCGGCTGGTCGACCCGCGCCGAAGTGGCCGACAAAATCGCCTCTTTCGAGGAGATGAACGCGGCCGTGAACGCCGAACTGGCCGCAGCCGACATCACGACGATCGAGGTCGGTTCCGATGTGCACAACTACGGTGTGAACATGGGCGCTGCCGTGTTCCGGGCCAACTGTTCGCAGTGTCACGGTTCCGGTGCCGCCGGTAACGTTGGCTACCCGAACCTGTTGGACAACGACTGGCTTTGGGGCGGCACCATCGACGAGGTGGCCTATACCGTCCAGCACGGTGTTCGTAACGAAACCGATGAGGCCCGCTACTCCGAGATGCCGAAATTCGGCGCCGACGAGTTGCTGACCGATGAGGAAATCGATCAGGCCGTGGCTTTCGCCATGTCTCTGTCCGATCCCGAAGGCGACGGCACCAACCTCGTGGGTGGCACCTATGATGTCGATCTCGCGGCCGCTGGCGCAGAAGTGTTCGAATACAACTGCGCCTCCTGCCACGGCGAAGACGGCACCGGCGACATCTACCAAGGTGCACCGAACCTGACCGATGCCATCTGGCTCTACGGTGGCGATCACGACACGATCTATGAGACGGTCTATTACGCTCGTTTCGGCGTGATGCCCGCTTGGGGTCAGCGTCTGACGCAGGCCGAAGTGAACGCAGCCGCGCTCTACGTCCACCAGTTGGGCGGCGGTCAATAA
- a CDS encoding Crp/Fnr family transcriptional regulator, with amino-acid sequence MSDMIFDHKECGSCPIRHRAVCARCETDELEELDAIKYYRSYEAGQPIVWSGDRMDFVASVVTGVASLSQAMEDGRTQMVGLLLPSDFLGRPGRDAAPYDVVAVSNLTLCCFRRKPFEQMMLRTPHIGQRLLEMTLDELDAAREWMLILGRKTAREKIASLLAIIARREASLELTTAGDGMDFELPLTREAMADYLGLTLETVSRQISALKRDGVITLEGKRKVVIPDFDRLQIETGDDTDGGLMI; translated from the coding sequence ATGAGCGACATGATATTTGACCACAAGGAATGCGGTTCCTGCCCGATCCGCCACCGCGCCGTATGTGCGCGATGCGAAACGGATGAGCTGGAGGAACTGGATGCGATCAAATATTATCGCTCCTATGAGGCGGGACAGCCGATTGTCTGGTCCGGCGATCGTATGGATTTCGTGGCTTCCGTTGTGACAGGTGTGGCGTCCCTGAGTCAGGCGATGGAAGACGGGCGGACCCAGATGGTTGGGCTGTTGCTGCCGTCGGATTTCCTCGGGCGACCGGGGCGCGATGCGGCGCCTTATGATGTGGTCGCGGTGTCGAACCTGACGCTGTGCTGTTTTCGCCGCAAACCGTTCGAGCAGATGATGCTGCGCACGCCGCATATCGGACAGCGCCTGTTGGAAATGACGCTCGACGAATTGGATGCGGCGCGGGAGTGGATGTTGATTCTCGGGCGCAAGACGGCGCGGGAAAAGATTGCCTCTCTGCTGGCCATCATTGCGCGGCGCGAAGCCTCGCTTGAGCTGACCACGGCGGGCGACGGCATGGATTTCGAACTGCCACTGACGCGGGAGGCGATGGCAGATTATCTCGGGCTGACGCTGGAAACCGTGTCGCGCCAGATCTCTGCGCTGAAACGCGACGGGGTGATCACGCTTGAGGGCAAGCGCAAGGTGGTGATCCCCGATTTCGACCGGCTTCAGATCGAAACCGGTGACGACACCGACGGCGGTTTGATGATCTGA
- the ccoO gene encoding cytochrome-c oxidase, cbb3-type subunit II, with translation MALIDKHKIIETNGTLLMVGALLVVTVGGIVEIAPLFYLENTIEDVEGVRPYSPLELTGREIYVREGCYVCHSQMIRPMRDEVERYGHYSLAAESKYDHPFQWGSKRTGPDLARVGGRYSDAWHVDHLTNPQSVVPESVMPKYGFLADRYIDGEYIEDLLSAHRIVGVPYTDEMIELAKEDFETQVDVWADTDGLLERYPGAVVSNFDGQDGITEMDALIAYMQMLGTLVDFSTFTPDASR, from the coding sequence ATGGCTCTCATTGATAAGCATAAGATCATCGAAACTAACGGAACGCTTCTCATGGTCGGCGCCCTTCTGGTCGTCACCGTGGGCGGGATCGTCGAGATCGCTCCGCTGTTCTACCTGGAAAACACCATCGAGGATGTAGAGGGTGTGCGCCCCTACTCGCCCTTGGAGCTCACCGGTCGGGAAATCTACGTGCGTGAAGGCTGCTATGTCTGTCACTCGCAGATGATCCGCCCGATGCGTGACGAGGTGGAACGTTACGGTCACTACTCTCTGGCGGCGGAATCGAAATACGATCACCCGTTCCAGTGGGGCTCCAAGCGTACCGGTCCCGACCTTGCCCGTGTGGGCGGTCGCTATTCGGACGCCTGGCATGTGGATCACCTCACCAACCCGCAATCCGTGGTCCCGGAATCGGTGATGCCGAAATACGGGTTCCTCGCCGATCGTTACATTGATGGCGAATATATCGAGGATCTGTTGTCCGCGCATCGGATCGTAGGTGTGCCTTACACCGACGAGATGATTGAGCTGGCGAAGGAAGATTTCGAAACGCAGGTGGATGTGTGGGCCGATACGGACGGTCTTCTGGAACGCTACCCCGGCGCTGTCGTGTCGAACTTCGACGGTCAGGACGGAATCACGGAAATGGATGCGCTCATCGCCTATATGCAGATGCTCGGAACGCTGGTCGATTTCTCGACCTTCACGCCCGACGCCTCTCGCTAA
- the ccoG gene encoding cytochrome c oxidase accessory protein CcoG, which produces MSSTDTPPEEKLYASREPVFPRRVKGKFRNLKWIIMAITLGIYYLSPWIRWNRGPELPDQAILIDMANRRFFFFWIEIWPHEFYFIAGLLIMAGLGLFLFTSAAGRVWCGYACPQTVWTDLFILVERWIEGDRNARLRLHRQKKWDFRKVRLRAIKYLSWVLIGLATGGAWVFYFTDAPTLLVDLVTGQAHPVAYLTMLILTATTVFFGAIAREQICIYACPWPRIQAAMMDEDTLVVGYRHWRGEPRGKHRKGAGAENLGDCIDCMACVNVCPMGIDIRDGQQLECITCALCIDACDEMMDKIGKPRGLIDYMALTDEPREVAGEAPKPVWKHIFRPRTILYTVLWSGVGFALLFALFIRADIDMTVAPVRNPTYVLQSDGAIRNIYDLRLRNKHGETREFHVSVTGNDTLTVTLQDSDTDAGDTIPVNADEMRIVRAYVEAPAGSEPAMSDRTEFTFWVEDDVSNERVSVDSVFNGRGQ; this is translated from the coding sequence ATGAGCTCTACCGACACCCCCCCCGAAGAAAAACTCTATGCCTCCCGTGAGCCGGTTTTCCCGCGTCGTGTGAAGGGCAAGTTTCGGAATCTCAAATGGATCATCATGGCGATCACGCTGGGGATTTATTATCTCTCGCCATGGATTCGCTGGAATCGTGGCCCCGAGTTGCCGGATCAGGCGATCCTGATCGACATGGCCAACCGTCGCTTTTTCTTCTTCTGGATCGAGATCTGGCCGCATGAATTCTATTTCATCGCCGGTCTCTTGATCATGGCGGGGCTTGGCCTGTTCCTGTTTACCTCCGCCGCTGGGCGTGTCTGGTGTGGCTATGCCTGCCCGCAAACCGTCTGGACCGATCTGTTCATTCTGGTCGAACGCTGGATCGAAGGCGACCGCAACGCGCGTCTGCGCCTGCATCGCCAAAAGAAATGGGATTTCCGCAAAGTCCGCCTGCGGGCGATTAAATACCTCTCTTGGGTTCTGATCGGTTTGGCCACCGGCGGGGCCTGGGTGTTCTATTTCACCGATGCGCCGACGCTTTTGGTGGATCTGGTGACCGGACAGGCCCATCCCGTGGCCTATCTGACCATGCTCATCCTGACGGCGACGACCGTCTTCTTTGGCGCCATCGCACGCGAGCAAATCTGTATCTACGCCTGCCCCTGGCCGCGGATTCAGGCCGCGATGATGGATGAAGACACGCTGGTTGTCGGTTACCGTCACTGGCGCGGTGAGCCGCGCGGCAAGCACCGCAAGGGCGCTGGCGCGGAGAACCTGGGCGATTGTATCGACTGTATGGCCTGTGTGAACGTTTGCCCGATGGGCATCGACATTCGCGACGGGCAACAGCTTGAGTGCATCACCTGTGCGCTCTGCATCGACGCCTGTGACGAGATGATGGACAAGATCGGCAAGCCGCGCGGCCTCATCGACTACATGGCGCTGACCGATGAACCGCGCGAAGTTGCCGGCGAGGCACCGAAGCCCGTCTGGAAACATATCTTCCGCCCGCGCACCATTCTCTACACGGTGCTCTGGTCCGGCGTTGGCTTTGCTTTGCTGTTCGCGCTCTTCATTCGGGCTGACATCGACATGACCGTGGCGCCGGTGCGCAACCCGACCTACGTCCTGCAATCCGATGGCGCGATCCGCAATATTTACGACCTGCGTCTGCGCAACAAGCATGGCGAAACCCGTGAGTTCCATGTTAGTGTCACTGGCAACGATACTCTGACGGTGACGTTGCAGGATTCCGATACGGATGCGGGCGACACGATCCCGGTGAATGCCGACGAAATGCGGATCGTGCGCGCCTATGTCGAAGCCCCCGCAGGCTCTGAGCCCGCGATGTCCGACCGCACGGAGTTCACATTCTGGGTCGAAGACGATGTGTCCAACGAACGCGTCTCCGTCGACTCGGTGTTCAATGGGCGAGGACAGTAA